In Psychrobacter immobilis, a single genomic region encodes these proteins:
- a CDS encoding lipoate--protein ligase: protein MKLRILKSAVTNPWFNLATEDWIFNTLNPDSHTLFLWRNSETVVIGRSQNPWVECKIDKMEEDNVFLARRQSGGGAVFHDLGNTNFTFLSPKDDYDQAANFTIIINALKKLGIDADLSGRNDMQVGDKKISGSAFKHAADRSFHHGTLLVNANMQKLGDYLNPHPLKLKAKGIKSVRSRVANLVEFNADINHEILSDAIIEAFCEYYRDTDYGDTTPVEELDEATLAKEPSLKKYYQQMADWDWRFGKTPEFTHHIETRFDWGIIDLHLDVKQAVITEVVIFSDALNVELIDLLKESLTDVKYNKETIKAKLDELGIGHPELAAQIDDVSVWLIGEMEG, encoded by the coding sequence ATGAAACTGCGCATCTTAAAATCTGCCGTCACCAACCCTTGGTTTAACCTCGCGACCGAGGATTGGATATTTAATACGCTCAATCCCGACTCGCACACACTGTTCTTATGGCGCAATAGCGAGACTGTGGTCATCGGGCGCTCGCAAAACCCATGGGTAGAATGCAAAATCGATAAGATGGAAGAAGACAATGTGTTTTTGGCGCGGCGTCAGAGTGGCGGTGGCGCGGTGTTTCATGATTTGGGCAATACCAACTTTACCTTTTTATCGCCCAAAGACGACTACGATCAAGCAGCGAACTTTACCATCATCATCAATGCGCTAAAAAAGTTAGGCATAGACGCGGATTTATCAGGTCGTAATGACATGCAAGTCGGTGATAAGAAAATATCAGGCAGCGCCTTTAAACATGCAGCCGATCGTAGCTTTCATCACGGGACATTACTCGTGAACGCCAATATGCAGAAGCTCGGCGATTATCTCAATCCGCATCCGCTGAAACTGAAAGCCAAAGGCATCAAGTCCGTACGTTCTCGTGTCGCCAATTTGGTTGAGTTTAATGCAGACATCAATCACGAGATCTTATCCGATGCGATTATCGAGGCCTTTTGTGAATATTATCGTGACACTGATTATGGCGACACTACGCCAGTCGAAGAATTGGATGAAGCCACACTTGCAAAAGAGCCGTCATTAAAAAAATACTATCAACAAATGGCAGATTGGGATTGGCGTTTTGGTAAGACCCCTGAATTTACCCATCATATTGAGACGCGCTTTGATTGGGGCATTATTGATTTGCACCTTGATGTAAAGCAAGCAGTGATTACGGAGGTGGTTATCTTTTCTGATGCGTTAAATGTCGAGCTGATTGACCTATTAAAAGAGTCACTGACTGACGTTAAATATAATAAAGAAACTATTAAAGCAAAGCTGGACGAATTAGGTATAGGGCATCCTGAATTGGCAGCGCAGATTGATGACGTGTCTGTGTGGCTAATTGGAGAGATGGAAGGTTAG
- a CDS encoding PAAR domain-containing protein translates to MAAYITVGAKTSHGGTVISGSPHTTHNGIPVARKGDKVICKKCKKVTTILSGDASFIVDGAPIARDGDVTSCGAKLIAIQQAFAESDFDVGSIAQAAPLVFAKSEPDALFGNSFVEDDEEPIEDDYVITNLGDDVDKIAADSPTLQENIKDLQEADWNIMYGPDSGGTYTNYEDREIVVSEYYRDKPAMAMHALTHEVGHATYQGEIDISSRDAYIDSKLKGEGGAAIYSVMIREELLDNGAIDIMKPHSDPNELKTLVSAYEKYGDDHSAWSEAGKVYGNRKTSTTGEKYNDFYGNRYDEYENEGNLNELLLNF, encoded by the coding sequence ATGGCAGCCTATATCACCGTCGGCGCAAAGACCTCTCACGGTGGGACGGTCATCTCCGGCTCACCGCACACCACTCATAACGGTATCCCAGTCGCGCGTAAAGGCGATAAAGTCATCTGTAAAAAATGCAAAAAGGTGACCACTATTCTTAGTGGTGATGCATCCTTTATTGTCGATGGCGCACCTATTGCTCGCGACGGCGATGTCACTAGCTGCGGCGCTAAGCTGATTGCGATTCAGCAAGCGTTTGCAGAGTCTGACTTTGATGTTGGCAGTATTGCACAGGCAGCGCCTTTGGTGTTTGCGAAGTCGGAGCCTGATGCTTTATTTGGGAATAGCTTTGTAGAGGATGATGAGGAGCCTATTGAAGATGACTATGTCATTACTAATTTAGGTGATGACGTTGATAAAATTGCAGCTGACTCACCTACTTTGCAGGAAAATATCAAAGATTTGCAAGAAGCAGATTGGAACATAATGTATGGTCCTGATTCTGGAGGAACATATACTAATTATGAAGATAGAGAAATAGTAGTTTCTGAATATTATAGAGATAAGCCAGCTATGGCTATGCATGCGCTCACTCATGAGGTAGGTCATGCTACCTATCAAGGAGAGATCGACATATCAAGTAGAGATGCTTATATTGATAGTAAGCTAAAAGGAGAAGGAGGCGCTGCGATTTACAGTGTCATGATCAGAGAAGAGTTACTAGATAATGGTGCCATAGATATTATGAAACCGCATAGTGATCCAAATGAGCTTAAAACTCTTGTATCAGCATATGAGAAATATGGTGATGATCATAGCGCTTGGAGTGAAGCGGGAAAAGTATATGGAAATCGTAAGACATCTACTACAGGTGAAAAATATAACGACTTTTACGGTAACCGTTATGATGAATATGAGAACGAAGGCAATTTAAATGAGCTGCTATTGAATTTTTAA
- a CDS encoding lipoate protein ligase C-terminal domain-containing protein, with translation MIAIFSDALNVELIDLLKDTLTGIKYDRNTVKAALDGLKQAHTELAAQVDDFEQWLVGEMES, from the coding sequence ATGATTGCTATCTTCTCAGATGCGCTAAACGTTGAATTGATTGATTTGTTAAAAGATACGCTGACGGGTATTAAATACGATCGCAATACTGTCAAAGCGGCACTGGATGGGCTAAAACAAGCGCATACGGAGTTGGCGGCGCAGGTTGATGATTTTGAGCAGTGGTTGGTTGGGGAGATGGAGAGTTAA
- a CDS encoding PAAR domain-containing protein → MYPSLALNIKLLSEVVSSGSSHTHHTTHNGIPVARKGDKVICKKCKKVTTILSGDDSFIVDGAPTARGGDVTSCGAKLIASQQSFAESGFDVGSIAQAAPLVFPKTDPETVLSNFAASDNKDSVDEMSDDELGMWVDVSTEQALKDGGLWAGAGTPEELIYQERLNSLWIDVNGDRAKYYEGVQKIGDEAGLVFDIMSFPLGLGALSAKTSVKAGQYVIRKRAVSNNNIYRDSEKGFDWTSTKKRYPNTNLAEHWSKHSKEFPELKSQNDYYRHAQEFVSDPPRGTLNKTRKNGDTVLYNPKTNTFAVKTKDGAPRTIFKPDASTHPYSTNLEYFHAQ, encoded by the coding sequence ATCTACCCAAGTCTGGCTTTAAATATAAAGCTTTTATCGGAGGTAGTAAGCTCCGGCTCATCACACACACACCACACCACTCATAACGGTATCCCAGTCGCGCGTAAAGGCGATAAAGTCATCTGTAAAAAATGCAAAAAGGTGACCACCATTCTTAGTGGTGATGACTCCTTTATTGTCGATGGCGCACCCACTGCACGTGGCGGTGATGTCACCAGCTGCGGCGCTAAACTAATTGCCAGTCAGCAGTCATTTGCGGAGTCAGGTTTTGATGTAGGCAGTATTGCGCAGGCAGCGCCTTTGGTGTTTCCTAAAACTGATCCAGAAACTGTACTTTCTAACTTTGCAGCTTCTGACAACAAAGATTCTGTAGATGAAATGTCTGATGATGAGTTAGGGATGTGGGTTGACGTATCTACTGAACAAGCATTGAAAGACGGTGGGCTTTGGGCAGGAGCAGGTACTCCCGAAGAGCTAATTTATCAAGAACGTCTTAATTCTCTCTGGATAGATGTCAATGGTGATCGTGCTAAATATTATGAAGGTGTGCAAAAAATTGGTGATGAGGCGGGATTAGTTTTTGACATTATGTCATTTCCGCTAGGTTTGGGTGCTTTATCTGCTAAAACTAGTGTTAAAGCTGGACAGTACGTGATTCGAAAACGAGCGGTAAGTAATAACAATATCTACAGAGACTCTGAAAAAGGTTTCGACTGGACTTCTACTAAGAAAAGATATCCTAATACAAACCTAGCAGAGCATTGGAGTAAACATAGCAAAGAATTTCCTGAGCTAAAATCTCAAAATGACTACTATCGTCATGCTCAAGAGTTTGTCAGTGACCCTCCGCGTGGAACTTTAAATAAAACAAGAAAGAATGGTGATACGGTTTTATATAATCCGAAAACAAACACATTTGCCGTCAAAACGAAAGATGGTGCACCTCGAACAATTTTTAAGCCTGATGCTTCCACACATCCCTACTCAACTAATTTGGAATATTTTCATGCTCAATAG
- a CDS encoding IS630 family transposase encodes MIKRASYQSKLDSFTQQGYPIVYMDESGFEAETIRPYGYSPIGKPCIDSFNWQAKKRTNVIGALYKKMLFALDYFEQNINSHIFYDWCKFTLIPSLKTKCVIVMDNARFHKSKRIQKLLNRHGHRILWLPPYSPDLNPIEKKWAQAKFLRQGWMENNLPKLFQDMGCIYFIVN; translated from the coding sequence CTGATAAAAAGAGCGTCGTATCAGAGTAAGCTTGATAGCTTTACACAGCAAGGCTATCCCATTGTGTATATGGATGAAAGCGGCTTTGAGGCTGAAACTATAAGACCTTACGGATACTCACCGATAGGCAAACCCTGTATCGACAGCTTCAACTGGCAAGCAAAAAAGCGCACTAATGTCATCGGTGCTTTGTATAAAAAGATGCTGTTTGCGCTTGATTACTTTGAACAAAATATCAACAGCCATATATTTTATGACTGGTGCAAGTTCACGCTAATTCCAAGTCTCAAGACTAAATGCGTGATCGTTATGGATAATGCCCGCTTTCATAAGAGCAAGCGTATTCAAAAACTACTGAACAGGCACGGTCATCGTATTCTATGGCTGCCACCCTACAGTCCTGATCTAAACCCCATTGAAAAGAAATGGGCTCAAGCTAAGTTTCTACGCCAAGGGTGGATGGAGAATAATCTGCCTAAGCTATTTCAGGATATGGGCTGTATTTATTTTATTGTGAACTGA
- a CDS encoding tetratricopeptide repeat protein has product MSGYGLYLFYCELTILATLLSNILIVSACSAESSNAPVLSNQSTPAETYDLGLAYYEGNSVPEDDNKAFELFEKAANQGYAPAKHYLGIMYYEGLGVDQNYQKAFEWVKQAANQGDSDAQFDLGVMYHEGIAVKQDDFKKFEWFQKSANQGDSDAQYRIGIMYYEGSGVEQNYQKAMEWYVLAADNGSFDAQNNIGNLYENGYGVPQSYTEALEWYTKAAAQGLDLAQLNIGGLYENGYGVPQDYDEAFEWYKKAADQGNQEASNRIGRLVMNGKIDDTGITIYSTQETGLTLGDIENSLNN; this is encoded by the coding sequence ATTTCAGGATATGGGCTGTATTTATTTTATTGTGAACTGACTATATTAGCTACTTTATTATCAAATATATTAATCGTTTCCGCTTGTTCAGCTGAATCATCAAACGCACCAGTACTATCAAATCAAAGCACTCCTGCTGAGACCTATGATCTTGGCCTTGCCTACTATGAAGGCAACTCAGTTCCTGAAGATGATAACAAAGCTTTTGAACTATTTGAAAAAGCTGCCAATCAAGGCTATGCCCCTGCTAAACATTATCTAGGTATTATGTATTATGAAGGTTTAGGCGTAGATCAAAATTATCAAAAAGCATTTGAATGGGTTAAGCAAGCTGCTAACCAAGGAGATTCTGATGCTCAATTTGATTTAGGTGTTATGTACCACGAAGGTATTGCTGTTAAGCAAGATGATTTCAAAAAATTTGAATGGTTTCAAAAATCTGCTAACCAAGGAGATTCTGATGCTCAATATCGTATAGGCATCATGTATTATGAAGGTAGTGGTGTTGAGCAAAATTACCAAAAAGCAATGGAGTGGTATGTATTAGCTGCTGACAATGGATCTTTTGATGCTCAAAACAATATTGGCAATCTTTATGAAAACGGCTACGGCGTGCCACAAAGCTATACCGAAGCATTGGAATGGTATACCAAAGCTGCCGCTCAAGGTCTGGATTTAGCACAACTTAATATCGGTGGTCTCTACGAAAACGGCTATGGCGTCCCTCAAGACTATGACGAAGCTTTTGAATGGTACAAAAAAGCGGCCGATCAAGGCAATCAAGAAGCCAGTAATCGCATTGGTAGATTGGTCATGAATGGTAAAATTGATGATACTGGCATCACTATCTATAGCACTCAAGAAACGGGGCTTACATTGGGTGATATCGAGAATAGTTTAAACAACTAG
- a CDS encoding IS630 transposase-related protein has product MTYSADFRAQVIKSVKNKDMSIRQACTFYNISKTALQRWLKDSSIKQTRNKPPTKIPNEALLKDVEQHPDDYLYERARRFNCSKTGMHNALKRLGISQKKDLRASKSLPDKKSVVSE; this is encoded by the coding sequence ATGACCTATTCAGCAGATTTTCGAGCACAAGTGATTAAAAGTGTCAAAAACAAAGACATGAGTATCCGTCAGGCTTGTACTTTTTATAATATTAGCAAAACCGCATTACAGCGCTGGCTCAAAGATTCAAGTATCAAACAAACCCGGAATAAACCACCGACTAAAATACCGAATGAAGCACTCTTAAAAGACGTTGAACAACATCCAGATGACTATTTATATGAGCGAGCTAGGCGATTCAACTGTAGTAAGACCGGCATGCACAATGCTTTAAAACGCCTAGGTATCAGTCAAAAAAAAGACCTTAGAGCATCCAAAAGCCTGCCTGATAAAAAGAGCGTCGTATCAGAGTAA
- a CDS encoding NADPH-dependent 2,4-dienoyl-CoA reductase, whose product MSASRTANTIETASTNQHYPHLFEPLDLGFTTLKNRMVMGSMHTGLEDRFYNYGKLAAYFAERAKGGVAMMITGGISPNREGWLLPAGGTMNTRADVINHQRVTRAAHKYDSKIIMQILHSGRYGYHPFVVSSSPIKSPISPFKPRKMSIKNIEQTVKDYARSAKLAKQAGYDGVEIMGSEGYLLNQFLSRHVNQRTDEYGGDIQGRMKLAVDVVKAVREAAGEDFIILFRLSVIDLVKDGNVMDEVITVAKALEEAGVTIMNTGIGWHEARVPTIVTSVPRAAFVDFTAEIKKHISIPMMAANRINMPETAEEIVASGQADMIQMARPFLADAHWVNKAKNGEADRINTCIACNQACLDHTFENKRSTCLVNPQACYETELVYKKTKKPKKVAVIGGGVAGMSAAHVAALRGHEVTLFEAKDILGGQFNYAKVIPGKEEFFETIRYYINELEHLGVEIKLNTKVDKAMLEKAKFHHVIVATGVVPRSLAGKLEGADLPQVMSYAELLSGEKSVGDTVAVIGAGGIGFDVSEYLTAKHGQPLDELGPELLKDPSYRPKAQSIEEWREEWGVTNDTNYQTDGGLIKPEAIKPIRQVYLMQRTKGRLGSGLNKTSGWVHRAHVKSHGVIQVSGAQYDKITNEGIWITNNQGQSQLLRVDSVVVCAGQESVVELMPNVGDAPDAQYHLIGGAKLAAELDAKRAIRDGAEVAAGI is encoded by the coding sequence ATGTCCGCCAGCCGTACTGCCAATACCATCGAAACTGCTAGCACCAATCAACACTACCCACATTTATTTGAGCCATTAGACTTGGGCTTTACCACGCTTAAAAACCGCATGGTGATGGGCTCAATGCACACGGGGCTTGAAGACCGTTTTTATAACTACGGTAAACTGGCGGCGTATTTCGCAGAACGTGCCAAAGGTGGCGTGGCGATGATGATTACTGGCGGTATCTCGCCCAATCGCGAAGGGTGGTTACTCCCTGCTGGTGGTACCATGAATACGCGCGCTGACGTGATTAATCATCAACGAGTGACCCGTGCGGCGCATAAATATGACAGCAAAATCATCATGCAAATCTTGCACAGTGGTCGTTACGGCTATCATCCGTTTGTCGTCTCCTCTAGTCCAATAAAATCACCAATTTCACCCTTTAAGCCGCGTAAGATGAGCATTAAAAACATCGAACAAACGGTAAAGGATTATGCCCGTTCGGCTAAACTTGCCAAGCAAGCGGGTTATGACGGTGTGGAAATCATGGGCTCAGAAGGTTATTTGCTCAATCAGTTTTTATCGCGTCATGTGAATCAACGTACCGATGAATATGGCGGTGATATTCAAGGTCGTATGAAGCTGGCGGTCGATGTCGTCAAAGCCGTACGCGAAGCTGCTGGTGAAGATTTTATTATTTTATTCCGCTTGTCAGTGATTGATCTGGTCAAAGACGGTAACGTGATGGACGAAGTCATTACCGTTGCCAAAGCGTTAGAAGAAGCGGGCGTGACCATCATGAATACGGGTATCGGCTGGCATGAAGCGCGTGTACCGACGATTGTCACCAGCGTACCGCGTGCGGCATTTGTTGATTTCACTGCTGAAATTAAAAAGCATATTAGCATTCCCATGATGGCGGCTAACCGTATCAATATGCCAGAAACGGCAGAAGAAATCGTGGCTAGTGGTCAGGCTGATATGATTCAAATGGCGCGTCCATTTTTAGCCGATGCCCATTGGGTGAATAAAGCTAAAAATGGCGAAGCCGATCGCATTAATACCTGTATTGCCTGTAACCAAGCTTGTCTCGATCATACTTTTGAAAATAAACGCTCAACTTGTCTGGTCAATCCACAAGCGTGTTATGAGACAGAATTGGTTTATAAGAAGACCAAAAAACCTAAAAAAGTCGCCGTTATCGGTGGCGGTGTTGCTGGTATGTCAGCCGCTCATGTTGCCGCCTTGCGTGGTCATGAAGTGACACTATTTGAAGCCAAAGATATTTTGGGCGGTCAGTTTAACTACGCCAAAGTCATTCCTGGTAAAGAAGAGTTCTTTGAAACCATCCGCTATTATATTAATGAGCTTGAGCATTTAGGCGTTGAGATTAAACTTAATACCAAAGTCGATAAAGCCATGCTTGAGAAAGCCAAGTTCCATCATGTCATCGTCGCAACTGGTGTTGTCCCTAGAAGCCTAGCTGGCAAACTGGAAGGCGCGGATTTGCCACAAGTAATGAGCTATGCGGAATTACTCTCTGGTGAAAAATCAGTTGGTGACACGGTTGCCGTCATCGGTGCTGGCGGTATTGGTTTTGACGTCAGTGAATATCTGACCGCCAAACATGGTCAGCCATTAGATGAACTTGGTCCTGAATTACTAAAAGATCCAAGCTATCGTCCAAAAGCGCAGTCTATTGAAGAGTGGCGTGAAGAGTGGGGCGTGACTAATGATACCAACTATCAAACTGACGGTGGACTGATTAAGCCTGAAGCCATCAAACCTATACGTCAAGTGTATCTGATGCAGCGTACCAAAGGTCGCTTGGGCAGTGGGCTGAATAAAACCTCGGGTTGGGTACATCGCGCCCATGTCAAATCACACGGCGTCATCCAAGTATCAGGTGCTCAGTACGATAAGATCACCAATGAAGGCATTTGGATCACTAATAACCAAGGTCAAAGCCAGTTGCTACGTGTTGATAGCGTCGTGGTCTGTGCTGGTCAAGAGTCCGTGGTCGAGCTGATGCCAAATGTCGGTGATGCGCCAGACGCTCAATATCACCTAATCGGCGGTGCTAAGCTCGCAGCTGAGCTAGATGCCAAACGCGCGATTCGTGATGGTGCTGAGGTTGCAGCAGGGATTTAA